The Thiovulum sp. ES genomic sequence TCCTGAAATTTCATCTATGACTTTTGTAATTTTATCAACACTGTTATCTACATTTTTAAGACTAACAAATGTATCATCAGATAAATCTTGAACCTGTTCCGCAACAACTTGAAAACCTTTACCGTAACTTCCTGCTCGACTCGCCTCAATTGCTGCATTAATTGCAAGAAGATTTGTCTGATCTGAAATTTGCGAAATTTTCTCAGTAGCATTTCTAACCGAAACAGTCATTTTTATTAGACCTTCTATATCTGTTGTGATGTAACTCTGCTTGTCATTGTTTGTAACAATCATTTTTACCTCTTTTCTTAGATTCATAATAAAATCTTCGAGTGTTGATACTGTTAAGTGGAGTGCTTTGCTGTTATCTTCAATCAAGAGTCTTGTGTAAGATAAATTTTGTTCAATATCACTCATATATTTATCAACAATTCTAACTCCCTCTTCCTGTTTTTCAACATTCTCCTTGAGAATATTTCCAATTTTTTGAAGATGTTCAACTTCTTTAATTGATGTTTCAGAACCACTAATCGCATCTCGAATAATCTCTTTGAAAGAGGATAGGAGAATATTTACAGATTGTGAAATTTCATTAAGTTCTATAATTTTACTGCTCTCTATATCTTCATGAAAATTTCTCTCTTCTGCGATAAATTTGATCTCATCTTTCATTTTATAAACAGTACCTAGAATATTTTGAATCATAAAAAACATTGCAAAGAAAAACAGAATTAGAAAAACTACAAAAATTGAAATATAAGTGTAAAGTTCGTTGTAAGAATTCTCTTTTAACTCATTTAGTTTTTTTATAGAGATTTCTGAGAGTTCATCATCAATTAATTTCAAAATATTGATTTTTTTTGTAATTGTTCCAAACCAGATAACAGAATCAGTTGAAAAATCTCCAGCCAATGCTTTTATTCTCATTTTTAAAACTTGTCGAACTGGTTCAGCTTTCATTTCAGTTGTATACATTCTCTTAATTTTATCATTGACTGAGGAGAGAAAAGCATCCATATAGCTATCTTGTTCAGCAATTAGGCGAACCTCTTTTTGAAACATTCCTTCACCAAAACCACCTCGTGCAAATGTATTTGATAAAACAGCCCTTTCAACACCAGCTCGTTCTTTACTTTTTAAGAAATTTGCATATGCTGTTTGGAGAATTGCTAAATCTTCATTTGGGCTAATCTTTCCATTTAGCGGAACAATATTTAAAAGTTTTGCATTTAGTGATGTATAGTAATGCAACTCTTCTCTGACTGTGATTTTTAAGTTTGTAACTTTTGTTCTTATATTTTCAAGCTCTTCAAGTTGTTTGTAAATTAAATTAATACTCTCTTTTAACTCTTCTGGATAGTCTGAAAAATTGAAATTAGAGACAAATTCTTCAAGAGCCAATCTTTTCTCATTTGTTAAGAGTCTTTGACTTGGCAGTTTAGATACAAACTTTGTCCCTTTTGAACCTAAATATCCTGCACTCATTCCTCGCTCTTTTTGAGTTTCATGAACAAATCTTGAGATATGTGAAGAGAGAATTACAAGCTCTTTGGTTTTATCTAGTTTTTCGTTTTCTTTTAAGAGTCCACCAATTTCTAAGAAGATAAGTATTGTACTAAATAATAATGCAAATAAGAAAACAGCGAAAAGTCTGCCTTTTAATGAATTTATCATCTAAATCCTTTTAAATAAAGTTAGAGATTGATTATAAGATAATTAAAAGTTTTAAAGCTTAAAAAATCAATTTTTTAAGTTAGGAATTTTTTCTAAGAGTTATGAAAGCAAAAAAACATATAATTTTGCGAAATATTAAAAAAAGGAACAGAATGCCTAAGATTAATAGATATGTTGATATTGATCAAGTTGAGCGAGAAGCTCGAAAAGATTACATTGATAGACACTCTCCGTTTGTTACTGTTTCTGGTGAAGCAAAAAAAGGTGAAAAGTTAGCTGTTACTGTAAAAGTTGGAAATGAGTATTCTCATCCAGATGATTTTGATCACTTTATTTCAAATGTTTCTCTTTTTAATGGTGAGACTCTTCTTGCTAGAGCTGACTTTGTTCCTGGAACTCTTGGAAATGAAAAAAGTCAAGTTGAAGTTACTTTCAACATCATTCCAACAACAAAGAAATTAAAACTTGTAGCTCAAA encodes the following:
- a CDS encoding Methyl-accepting chemotaxis protein with nitrate/nitrite sensing domain Mcp1 (PFAM: Nitrate and nitrite sensing; Methyl-accepting chemotaxis protein (MCP) signaling domain) encodes the protein MINSLKGRLFAVFLFALLFSTILIFLEIGGLLKENEKLDKTKELVILSSHISRFVHETQKERGMSAGYLGSKGTKFVSKLPSQRLLTNEKRLALEEFVSNFNFSDYPEELKESINLIYKQLEELENIRTKVTNLKITVREELHYYTSLNAKLLNIVPLNGKISPNEDLAILQTAYANFLKSKERAGVERAVLSNTFARGGFGEGMFQKEVRLIAEQDSYMDAFLSSVNDKIKRMYTTEMKAEPVRQVLKMRIKALAGDFSTDSVIWFGTITKKINILKLIDDELSEISIKKLNELKENSYNELYTYISIFVVFLILFFFAMFFMIQNILGTVYKMKDEIKFIAEERNFHEDIESSKIIELNEISQSVNILLSSFKEIIRDAISGSETSIKEVEHLQKIGNILKENVEKQEEGVRIVDKYMSDIEQNLSYTRLLIEDNSKALHLTVSTLEDFIMNLRKEVKMIVTNNDKQSYITTDIEGLIKMTVSVRNATEKISQISDQTNLLAINAAIEASRAGSYGKGFQVVAEQVQDLSDDTFVSLKNVDNSVDKITKVIDEISGSIKSTSEEMMEVSKNSTDLISDSTHLQDELAKAIRNVDLGVKRIDDVFEISKTLLTQFGKITKQSRENRNISREIEDASALMFESSTKLKEELSQFKL
- a CDS encoding Desulfoferrodoxin (PFAM: Desulfoferrodoxin~TIGRFAM: desulfoferrodoxin ferrous iron-binding domain), which gives rise to MPKINRYVDIDQVEREARKDYIDRHSPFVTVSGEAKKGEKLAVTVKVGNEYSHPDDFDHFISNVSLFNGETLLARADFVPGTLGNEKSQVEVTFNIIPTTKKLKLVAQSYCTKHGVWESDPVACEVAE